From Panthera uncia isolate 11264 chromosome E1, Puncia_PCG_1.0, whole genome shotgun sequence, one genomic window encodes:
- the LOC125926907 gene encoding olfactory receptor 1L6 encodes MALANLTTAPEFLLLGLVDGTDIHPLLFLLFLGVYLLNALGNLAMVVVVRSDGALRSPMYYFLGHLSLVDVCFTTVTVPRLLAGLLHPRQAVSFQGCFSQMYFFVALGITESYLLAAMSYDRAVAICRPLHYCAVMTPGRCAALVTTSWAVAHLHSLLHTLLISALSYPCPAPVRHFFCDMTVMLSLATSDTATAEAAIFSEGLAVVLTPLLLVSLSYTRILVAVLGVRAAGGRRRAFATCGAHLVVVSLFFGSVLSVYFRPSSAYSALYDRLASVVYAVLTPTLNPFIYSLRNKEVKGALKRGLRWRAAPQEV; translated from the coding sequence ATGGCCCTGGCCAACCTCACGACGGCCCCAGAATTCCTCCTCCTCGGCCTGGTGGATGGAACAGACATCCACCCGCTGCTCTTCCTGCTCTTCCTCGGCGTCTACCTGCTCAATGCCCTGGGCAACCTggccatggtggtggtggtgaggtcGGATGGGGCCCTCCGCTCCCCCATGTACTATTTCCTGGGTCACCTGAGCCTCGTGGACGTCTGCTTTACCACTGTCACGGTCCCCAGACTGCTGGCCGGCTTGCTCCACCCGCGCCAGGCCGTGTCCTTCCAGGGATGCTTTTCCCAGATGTACTTCTTCGTGGCTCTGGGCATCACCGAGAGCTACCTGCTGGCAGCCATGTCCTACGACCGCGCGGTGGCCATCTGCCGCCCCCTGCACTACTGCGCGGTCATGACGCCCGGGCGCTGCGCGGCGCTGGTGACCACGTCCTGGGCGGTGGCCCACCTGCACTCGCTGCTGCACACGCTGCTCATCTCGGCGCTTTCCTACCCGTGCCCCGCCCCTGTGCGCCACTTCTTCTGTGACATGACGGTGATGCTGAGCTTGGCGACCTCGGACACGGCGACCGCGGAGGCTGCCATCTTCTCTGAGGGCCTGGCCGTGGTGCTCACCCCGCTGCTCCTCGTGTCGCTGTCCTACACGCGCATCCTCGTCGCGGTGCTGGGAGTACGGGCGGCCGGGGGCCGGCGCCGCGCCTTCGCCACCTGCGGGGCCCACCTGGTGGTGGTGTCGCTTTTCTTCGGCTCTGTCCTCTCCGTCTATTTCCGGCCGTCCTCCGCCTACTCAGCCCTCTATGACCGCCTGGCCAGCGTGGTCTATGCTGTGCTCACACCGACCTTGAACCCTTTCATCTACAGCCTTCGCAACAAGGAGGTCAAGGGCGCCCTGAAAAGGGGGCTCAGATGGAGGGCTGCACCCCAAGAGGTGTGA